A stretch of Tenrec ecaudatus isolate mTenEca1 chromosome 2, mTenEca1.hap1, whole genome shotgun sequence DNA encodes these proteins:
- the RPL24 gene encoding large ribosomal subunit protein eL24: MKVELCSFSGYKIYPGHGRRYARTDGKVFQFLNAKCESAFLSKRNPRQINWTVLYRRKHKKGQSEEIQKKRTRRAVKFQRAITGASLADIMAKRNQKPEVRKAQREQAIRAAKEAKKAKQASKKTAMAATKAPTKAAPKQKIVKPVKVSAPRVGGKR, translated from the exons ATGAA GGTCGAGCTGTGCAGCTTCAGCGGCTACAAGATTTACCCCGGGCACGGGCGGCGCTACGCCAGGACCGACGGAAAG GTTTTCCAGTTCCTGAATGCAAAATGCGAGTCGGCATTCCTTTCCAAGAGGAACCCTCGGCAGATCAACTGGACTGTCCTGTACAGGAGGAAGCACAAGAAGGGGCAGTCG gaagaaattcaaaagaaaagaacCCGCCGTGCAGTCAAATTCCAGAGGGCCATCACTGGTGCGTCTCTTGCTGATATCATGGCCAAGAGGAATCAGAAGCCTGAGGTTAGAAAGGCCCAGCGAGAACAGGCCATCAG GGCTGCCAAGGAAGCAAAAAAGGCAAAGCAAGCTTCTAAAAAGACAGCAATGGCTGCTACTAAG GCCCCCACCAAGGCGGCACCTAAGCAAAAGATTGTGAAGCCCGTGAAAGTGTCCGCTCCCCGGGTTGGTGGAAAACGCTAA